In the Cyanobacteriota bacterium genome, CTCTGGATCCCCTAGTTCTCCCAGGGCAGCGACGATGCTAAACCGTAATAACCAGTCGCTGGTTTGCTGATAGACTCGCAGTAAGTCTGGTAGAGCAGCTCTTAGCTTCAAACCACCCAATGCATCAGCAGCGACTGCTTTAACATCAATCTCTGGATCATCGTGCAAGCGCTGCAACAGTAGGGGCAAGGCTTCCTCTGGGTTTTGGTGTCCAAGGGTAGCTAGTTGACTCACAGCGGCATAACGTACCCGCGAGTTACTATCATTTAATAAGGGCTTAATAAGTGTGAAGGCGATCGCAGGGTCAAGCTGACGCAGTTGGTTGATGCCACGCAGGCGATCGCCAAACTGGTCAGAGGAAAGCTG is a window encoding:
- a CDS encoding HEAT repeat domain-containing protein translates to MTITPESVQQQLSSDQFGDRLRGINQLRQLDPAIAFTLIKPLLNDSNSRVRYAAVSQLATLGHQNPEEALPLLLQRLHDDPEIDVKAVAADALGGLKLRAALPDLLRVYQQTSDWLLRFSIVAALGELGDPEALDFLAEALQSDEDLVRMAAIGSLGELGDPRAIPLIVPFVQDADWQVRYKLVQALSNFSGAEVNAALTSLAKDPVSQVAQEAQACLGGL